Part of the Verrucomicrobiia bacterium genome is shown below.
AATCACCCGAGGTATTCCTGGCGCATGAGGGAGGGAGGGATTTCCAGGAAGTGTGGATCGCGGTGGACCAGAACTGCATCGCGAACGACCGCGGTGGCGGCGATCAGTGCATCCATGGCGGGAAGCCGGGTCCGGACCGCTTCGCGGAGAAGGATGCCTTGATGCGTCACAGCCCAGTCCACGGGGACCACTTCGTCAAACAGCGGCCGGTGTTCCTGCCACTCCTGCTCAAAGGCGGCGGAATTTCCCTGGCGCTTCAAGCACGCCCAGAACTCGGTGGCCGTCAGAATGGACAGTCCTGGTGAGTGGGTCGTGTTCCGTAGGATCTCCTCAACCCGTACCCTTCCCGGCTCGTTGAAGAAGTAAGCGAAGAACGCCGACGAATCCATGAGATGGGTCATCC
Proteins encoded:
- a CDS encoding PIN domain-containing protein; the protein is MTHLMDSSAFFAYFFNEPGRVRVEEILRNTTHSPGLSILTATEFWACLKRQGNSAAFEQEWQEHRPLFDEVVPVDWAVTHQGILLREAVRTRLPAMDALIAATAVVRDAVLVHRDPHFLEIPPSLMRQEYLG